A genomic stretch from Acidobacteriota bacterium includes:
- a CDS encoding peptidoglycan DD-metalloendopeptidase family protein, which yields MRSVRAPVPVLFLALASALLLPCAPLAPAQSSRGGAAQAGTAAAPPGETQDFEQRLARINGQIRDLRARLEAETRQETTVLTSLARINLNKGIVERELAALNVELERGRADLAVIQENIRAIRAKVGLQRESLDRTLVTLYKFGRVDFFQVLLQARNIETYASESKHLSFLARGQDKVVAEYQASLDELRSAESALESKQTDLAATARAAKLKRQELDTEARKSATLVEEIRKNRTTYQQTLRELADSAEELQKLMAKIASQEWVLPPAWVPLYERRGRLPWPLEGRVVTAFGFEKNPNFNTVVMNKGVEIAPGRDKSLILAVHPGKVVYADYFQGYGNLLIVDHGMSYYSLYGHCSEFLAAAGDMVRAGQPVAVVGDTGSLKGECLYFEIRYKTKALDPLQWLKRR from the coding sequence GCGCGCCGGTCCCGGTCCTCTTCCTGGCCCTGGCCTCGGCGCTCCTCCTCCCCTGCGCTCCCCTGGCCCCGGCCCAATCGTCCCGCGGCGGCGCCGCACAGGCCGGGACGGCGGCGGCCCCGCCCGGGGAGACGCAGGATTTCGAGCAGCGCCTGGCCCGCATCAACGGGCAGATCCGGGACCTCCGGGCCCGCCTCGAGGCCGAGACCAGGCAGGAAACGACCGTCCTGACGTCCCTGGCCCGGATCAACCTCAACAAGGGCATCGTCGAGCGGGAGCTGGCCGCGCTGAACGTCGAGCTGGAGCGCGGCCGGGCCGACTTGGCCGTCATCCAGGAGAACATCCGCGCCATCCGGGCCAAGGTCGGCCTGCAGCGGGAGTCCCTCGACCGGACGCTGGTGACGCTCTACAAGTTCGGCCGCGTCGACTTCTTCCAGGTCCTCCTGCAGGCCCGGAACATCGAGACCTACGCGTCCGAGAGCAAGCACCTGTCGTTCCTGGCCCGCGGCCAGGACAAGGTCGTCGCGGAGTACCAGGCTTCCCTCGACGAGCTGCGGTCGGCCGAGTCGGCCCTCGAGAGCAAGCAGACGGACCTGGCAGCCACGGCCCGGGCCGCCAAGCTCAAGCGCCAGGAGCTCGACACCGAGGCCCGCAAGAGCGCGACCCTGGTCGAGGAGATCCGCAAGAACCGGACGACGTACCAGCAGACCCTCAGGGAGCTCGCGGACAGCGCCGAGGAGCTCCAGAAGCTCATGGCCAAGATCGCCAGCCAGGAGTGGGTCCTGCCGCCCGCCTGGGTCCCGCTCTACGAGCGGCGGGGCCGGCTGCCCTGGCCCCTGGAGGGCCGGGTCGTCACCGCGTTCGGCTTCGAGAAGAACCCGAATTTCAACACGGTCGTCATGAACAAGGGCGTCGAGATCGCGCCCGGCCGGGACAAGTCCCTTATCCTGGCCGTCCACCCGGGCAAGGTCGTCTATGCCGACTATTTCCAGGGCTACGGCAACCTCCTCATCGTCGACCACGGCATGAGCTATTACTCGCTTTACGGGCACTGTTCGGAGTTCCTGGCGGCGGCCGGCGACATGGTCCGGGCCGGCCAGCCCGTGGCCGTGGTCGGGGACACCGGGTCCCTCAAGGGCGAGTGCCTCTATTTCGAGATCCGCTACAAGACCAAGGCCCTCGATCCCTTGCAATGGCTGAAGCGGAGATGA
- a CDS encoding arginine decarboxylase, pyruvoyl-dependent, with protein MGALVPTRVFLVRGLGRHGEKLVSFEKALREAGIAPYNLVRVSSIYPPHCRYVGKAAGLKLLREGQILFVVLSENATEDPGELVTASIGMAVPDDPSRYGYLAEHSDSGRSARETSLHCEYLAAEMLATKLGQKLRAPGRAKTAGTFRISNGLSLKTRSVTQGARGQKGLWTTAVAAAVLVCEER; from the coding sequence ATGGGAGCGCTCGTTCCGACCAGGGTTTTCCTCGTCCGCGGCCTGGGCCGCCACGGGGAGAAGCTCGTCAGCTTCGAGAAGGCCCTGCGCGAAGCGGGCATCGCCCCGTACAACCTCGTCCGCGTCTCGAGCATCTACCCGCCCCACTGCCGCTACGTCGGCAAGGCGGCGGGCCTGAAGCTGCTCAGGGAAGGCCAGATCCTGTTCGTCGTCCTCAGCGAGAACGCGACCGAGGATCCGGGCGAGCTCGTCACGGCCTCGATCGGCATGGCCGTGCCCGACGACCCGTCGCGCTACGGCTATCTCGCCGAACACTCCGACAGCGGGAGGTCAGCCCGGGAGACCTCGCTCCACTGCGAGTACCTGGCCGCCGAGATGCTGGCCACCAAGCTCGGGCAGAAGCTCCGGGCGCCAGGACGGGCCAAGACCGCCGGGACCTTCCGGATCTCCAACGGCCTGTCGCTCAAGACGCGGAGCGTCACGCAGGGCGCGAGGGGCCAGAAGGGGCTGTGGACGACGGCCGTCGCCGCCGCCGTGCTGGTCTGCGAGGAAAGATAA
- a CDS encoding S41 family peptidase encodes MKVPRYRWFLWAAALAAALFFVLEMGYLSRGHATTSPRGFELLDTLMSHIRNDYLEERDPLQTAEGTFRGLVNSLDPLSAYLSKDLVEGYRALPGRQAETGLVVLKRYAAFPQVVAVADNSPAQAAGAQLGDLITAIGGRSTLDMSLVEVKIMLRGTDERPVDIRVLRGNDTHNLSVARARLFPAPFTFIRAAGQPARLRVHRFDDGLAAAVGRDVVPAFKARRAPLVLDLRGCQDGETAEAAKLVNLFVKAADAGRFEGRDGASEPVSCPGEAELGTIPLVVWTDAGTAGPAELAAGLLQEVRKARIVGFETPGLVGRTTLFPLKDDSAVLLTAGVFQLPSGRKIWNDGLVPDAAIPADTLNDKTYLEKTLPLLPKL; translated from the coding sequence ATGAAGGTTCCGAGATACCGCTGGTTCCTTTGGGCGGCCGCCCTGGCCGCGGCCTTGTTCTTTGTCCTCGAGATGGGGTACCTGTCGCGCGGCCACGCCACGACATCGCCCCGGGGATTCGAGCTTCTCGACACCCTGATGAGCCACATCCGCAACGATTACCTCGAGGAGCGGGATCCCCTCCAGACGGCCGAAGGGACCTTCCGCGGCCTGGTCAACTCGCTGGACCCGCTCTCGGCCTATCTCTCCAAGGACCTCGTCGAGGGCTACAGGGCGCTGCCGGGCCGGCAGGCCGAGACGGGCCTCGTCGTCCTCAAGCGTTACGCCGCCTTCCCCCAGGTCGTGGCCGTCGCCGACAATTCCCCGGCCCAGGCCGCCGGGGCCCAGCTGGGCGACCTCATCACCGCCATCGGCGGCCGGAGCACGCTGGACATGAGCCTGGTCGAGGTCAAGATCATGCTGCGGGGAACGGACGAACGGCCGGTCGACATCCGCGTGCTCCGGGGCAACGACACCCACAACCTGTCCGTGGCCCGGGCCCGGCTCTTCCCGGCGCCGTTCACCTTCATCCGGGCGGCCGGCCAGCCGGCGCGGCTGCGCGTCCACCGCTTCGATGACGGCCTGGCCGCCGCGGTCGGGCGCGACGTGGTCCCGGCGTTCAAGGCCCGCAGGGCGCCGCTCGTCCTCGATCTGCGGGGCTGCCAGGACGGCGAGACCGCCGAGGCCGCCAAGCTCGTCAACCTGTTCGTCAAGGCCGCCGACGCGGGCCGCTTCGAGGGGCGCGACGGGGCCAGTGAGCCCGTTTCGTGCCCGGGCGAGGCCGAGCTCGGAACGATCCCCCTGGTCGTCTGGACCGATGCCGGCACGGCCGGTCCGGCCGAGCTCGCCGCCGGGCTCCTCCAGGAGGTGCGCAAGGCCCGGATCGTCGGCTTTGAGACCCCGGGACTGGTCGGCCGGACGACCCTCTTCCCGCTCAAGGACGACAGCGCCGTGCTGCTGACCGCGGGCGTCTTCCAGCTGCCGTCCGGCCGCAAGATCTGGAACGACGGCCTGGTGCCGGACGCGGCCATCCCGGCCGACACGCTCAACGACAAAACGTACCTCGAGAAGACCCTGCCTCTTCTGCCCAAGCTCTGA
- a CDS encoding divergent polysaccharide deacetylase family protein: MTKRLLPKGRQAWPAFTLLTAVLAGAALAATISLDYLNSRRGDRSYLFGGPAGAAAARSGAGPAREAAGKAVKAPAPGPVAVRALDEVIAATLAAAGVSDDSVLQLKGPKGRPLFEVEIPAELYESLGPAVEKALGAQGLRVLDKKRSPGEGRTEILWTLRRPAREEAAISFVLPAGPPAQPPPVPAAAKEPAAKRAPRGQVALIMDDMGNSLETLDELAALGRPITISVLPYGAQAGETARMAHEKGLEVLLHLPLESVNNHEAMANTEGLIMAMMTEPAIVAAFEACCDRVPFAAGTNNHMGSRFTAERDLMRAVLKPIRERGLFFVDSRTTAKTVALEEARRMGIPAAQRDVFLDADEDRGRIRGRLVELLQKARKKGRAVGICHPFPETLAVLKSSLYLVDAYGLEFVPVSKLVR, from the coding sequence ATGACGAAGAGGCTACTGCCCAAAGGTCGCCAAGCCTGGCCGGCCTTCACCCTGCTCACGGCCGTCCTGGCGGGGGCGGCGCTCGCCGCGACGATCTCGCTCGATTACCTGAACTCCCGCCGGGGCGATCGTTCCTACCTCTTCGGCGGCCCGGCCGGGGCGGCCGCCGCGCGCAGCGGCGCGGGGCCCGCCCGGGAGGCGGCCGGCAAGGCCGTTAAGGCCCCCGCGCCCGGCCCGGTCGCGGTCCGGGCCCTCGACGAGGTCATCGCCGCGACGCTGGCCGCGGCGGGCGTGTCCGATGATTCGGTCCTGCAGCTCAAGGGGCCCAAGGGCCGGCCGCTCTTCGAGGTCGAGATCCCGGCCGAGCTCTACGAGTCGCTCGGCCCCGCTGTCGAAAAGGCCCTCGGGGCCCAGGGCCTCCGCGTCCTCGACAAGAAGCGCAGCCCCGGCGAGGGCCGGACGGAGATCCTCTGGACCCTGCGCCGGCCGGCCAGGGAGGAGGCGGCCATCTCCTTCGTCCTGCCGGCCGGACCGCCGGCCCAACCGCCGCCCGTCCCGGCCGCCGCGAAAGAGCCGGCCGCGAAGCGCGCGCCGCGCGGCCAAGTCGCCCTGATCATGGACGACATGGGCAACAGCCTTGAGACGCTGGACGAGCTCGCGGCCCTGGGGCGGCCGATCACGATCTCGGTCCTCCCCTACGGGGCCCAGGCCGGCGAGACGGCCCGGATGGCCCACGAGAAGGGCCTCGAGGTCCTGCTCCACCTCCCGCTCGAGTCGGTCAACAACCACGAGGCCATGGCCAATACCGAGGGCCTGATCATGGCCATGATGACCGAGCCCGCGATCGTCGCCGCCTTCGAGGCCTGCTGCGACCGCGTCCCTTTCGCCGCGGGCACGAACAATCACATGGGCTCGCGCTTCACGGCCGAGCGGGACCTGATGCGGGCGGTCCTGAAGCCGATCAGGGAGCGCGGGCTGTTCTTCGTCGACAGCCGGACGACGGCCAAGACCGTGGCCCTGGAAGAAGCGCGCCGGATGGGCATCCCGGCGGCCCAGCGGGATGTCTTCCTTGACGCCGACGAGGACCGCGGCCGCATCCGCGGCCGGCTCGTCGAGCTGCTCCAGAAGGCCCGCAAGAAGGGCCGGGCGGTCGGCATCTGCCATCCCTTTCCCGAAACCCTGGCCGTCCTCAAGTCGAGCCTGTACCTCGTCGACGCCTACGGCCTCGAATTCGTTCCCGTCTCGAAGCTCGTCCGCTAG